One window from the genome of Deltaproteobacteria bacterium HGW-Deltaproteobacteria-4 encodes:
- a CDS encoding ATP-dependent protease (among the AAA+ ATPases, the YifB protease family belongs to the Helix 2 insert clade; unknown function), translated as MLARIFSGALIGIDAYRVEVEVDIAQGLPQFSTVGLPEGAVKESKDRVKSAIKNSGYEFPARRITINLAPADIRKDGAAFDLPMAIGILVAMGVIPQKAASRYLFMGEVSLDGRIKPVRGILPVAVGARDWGLDGLIVATENAEEGAIVPSVPVYGLPDLGTLVTFLRGEINIPPCVIDPQEHSSQSTEYTDNFSEVRGQEHVKRALEVAAAGGHNILMIGPPGSGKTMLARRLPTILPSMSFDEALETTKIHSIVGLLPCNRSLMTHRTFRSPHHSVSDAGLIGGGAIPRPGEVSLAHNGVLFLDELPEFKKNVLEMLRQPLEDGQVTISRAATSLTYPASFMLVSAMNPCPCGYLSDPTHPCSCTPVIIQRYRSKISGPLLDRIDIQIEVPAVKYRDLVDRTDTEASEIIAGRVEACRSIQKERLSHSHSHSRIHCNAQMPARLIRKHCEPDEAGHRLLKLVTERLGLSARSYSRILKVARTIADLERSEHIREQHLAEAIQYRSLDRRMG; from the coding sequence ATGCTTGCACGGATCTTTTCAGGTGCCCTGATCGGCATCGACGCTTACCGCGTCGAGGTTGAAGTTGATATCGCCCAGGGGCTGCCGCAATTCTCCACCGTTGGTCTGCCGGAGGGGGCAGTCAAAGAGAGCAAGGATCGCGTTAAATCAGCGATCAAGAACTCCGGTTACGAATTTCCCGCCCGCCGCATCACCATCAACCTCGCCCCAGCTGATATCCGCAAGGACGGCGCCGCCTTCGACCTGCCGATGGCGATCGGCATCCTCGTGGCGATGGGCGTCATCCCCCAGAAAGCGGCAAGCCGCTATCTCTTCATGGGGGAAGTCTCCCTCGACGGACGGATCAAGCCGGTGCGGGGAATCCTGCCGGTAGCGGTCGGGGCCCGCGATTGGGGATTGGACGGGCTGATTGTCGCCACCGAGAATGCCGAAGAGGGGGCAATCGTTCCGAGTGTACCGGTCTACGGCCTCCCCGATCTCGGCACCCTCGTCACCTTTTTGCGCGGCGAAATCAACATTCCTCCCTGCGTCATCGATCCCCAGGAACACTCTTCCCAGTCTACCGAATACACCGACAACTTCAGCGAAGTGCGGGGTCAGGAGCACGTCAAGCGCGCCCTCGAAGTCGCCGCGGCCGGTGGTCACAATATTTTAATGATTGGTCCCCCCGGCAGCGGCAAGACCATGCTCGCCCGCAGGCTGCCGACCATCCTGCCGTCGATGAGCTTCGACGAAGCGCTGGAGACGACCAAGATCCATTCGATCGTCGGTCTCCTCCCCTGCAACCGCTCGCTGATGACCCACCGCACTTTTCGCTCGCCGCACCATTCCGTCTCCGATGCCGGCCTCATCGGCGGCGGCGCCATACCCCGCCCCGGCGAAGTCTCCCTGGCCCACAACGGTGTCCTCTTTTTGGACGAACTCCCCGAGTTCAAGAAGAATGTCCTCGAAATGCTCCGCCAGCCCCTCGAAGACGGTCAGGTGACGATCAGCCGCGCCGCCACCAGCCTCACTTACCCCGCCTCCTTCATGCTCGTCTCGGCGATGAACCCCTGCCCCTGCGGTTACCTTTCCGACCCGACCCATCCCTGTTCCTGCACACCGGTGATCATCCAGCGTTATCGCTCCAAGATCTCCGGCCCCTTGCTCGACCGCATCGACATCCAGATCGAAGTCCCGGCGGTCAAGTATCGCGATCTCGTCGACCGCACCGACACCGAAGCGTCAGAGATCATCGCCGGTCGCGTCGAAGCCTGCCGCTCCATCCAGAAAGAACGCCTCAGCCACAGCCACAGCCACAGCCGCATCCACTGCAACGCCCAGATGCCGGCGCGCCTCATCCGCAAACATTGCGAACCGGACGAAGCCGGCCACCGCCTCCTCAAACTCGTCACCGAGCGCCTCGGCCTCTCCGCCCGCAGCTACTCGCGCATCCTCAAGGTTGCACGGACGATTGCCGATCTGGAGCGCTCCGAGCATATCCGCGAACAGCATCTCGCCGAGGCGATTCAGTATCGGAGTTTGGACCGAAGGATGGGGTAA